In Citrobacter sp. RHB25-C09, the following proteins share a genomic window:
- a CDS encoding type II toxin-antitoxin system RelE/ParE family toxin, whose product MSYTVKFREDALKEWRKLDTPIQQQFAKKLKKCCDNPHISSARLRGMKDCYKIKLKTSGFRLVYQVIDGMLVIAVVAVGKRERSEVYHLASERLR is encoded by the coding sequence ATGAGCTATACGGTAAAGTTCAGGGAGGATGCGCTGAAAGAATGGCGAAAGTTAGATACCCCCATTCAACAGCAGTTTGCCAAAAAATTAAAGAAGTGCTGTGACAACCCACATATCTCTTCAGCCAGGCTGCGGGGTATGAAAGATTGCTACAAAATCAAACTGAAAACGTCTGGCTTTCGTCTTGTTTACCAGGTTATTGATGGCATGCTGGTGATCGCTGTCGTGGCCGTCGGGAAACGCGAACGCAGCGAAGTTTATCACCTCGCCAGCGAACGCCTGCGTTAG
- the phnL gene encoding phosphonate C-P lyase system protein PhnL, with translation MIHVENVSKTFVLHQQNGVRLPVLKNASLAVKRGECVVLHGHSGSGKSTLLRSLYANYLPDEGQIRIRHGDEWVDLVQAPARKVLEVRRATIGWVSQFLRVIPRVSALDVVMQPLLDLGVSREACAAKAASLLTRLNVPERLWHLAPSTFSGGEQQRVNIARGFIVDYPILLLDEPTASLDAKNSAAVVALIEEAKARGAAIVGIFHDESVRERVADRLHLMGTTP, from the coding sequence ATGATTCACGTCGAAAACGTCAGTAAAACTTTTGTGCTCCACCAGCAAAACGGCGTGCGCCTGCCGGTGCTGAAAAACGCCTCACTGGCGGTGAAACGCGGCGAATGCGTGGTGCTCCACGGTCACTCCGGCAGCGGAAAATCGACGCTGCTGCGCTCGCTGTACGCCAACTATCTCCCTGATGAAGGGCAGATCCGTATCCGCCACGGTGATGAATGGGTGGATCTGGTGCAGGCCCCGGCGCGCAAAGTGCTGGAAGTGCGCCGCGCGACCATCGGCTGGGTGAGCCAGTTCTTGCGGGTGATCCCGCGCGTATCCGCGCTGGACGTGGTGATGCAGCCGCTGCTGGATCTTGGCGTTTCGCGCGAAGCATGCGCGGCGAAAGCGGCCAGCCTGCTGACCCGTCTGAATGTGCCGGAACGCCTGTGGCACCTTGCCCCTTCCACCTTTTCCGGCGGCGAACAGCAACGCGTCAACATTGCCCGCGGCTTTATCGTCGATTACCCAATTCTGCTACTCGACGAGCCGACCGCCTCGCTGGATGCCAAAAACAGCGCAGCGGTGGTGGCGCTGATTGAAGAAGCCAAAGCGCGCGGCGCGGCAATCGTCGGCATTTTTCACGATGAATCCGTACGCGAGCGCGTCGCGGATCGTTTGCATCTGATGGGAACAACACCATGA
- the phnP gene encoding phosphonate metabolism protein PhnP, producing the protein MSLSITLSGTGGAQLVPVFGCDCAACRRARLQEQYRRRPCSGVIKFNDTVTLLDAGIPHLMDDWPVGSFRQFLLTHYHMDHVQGLFPLRWGVGATIPVYGPPDEQGCDDLFKHPGILDFSRKLEPFVAVNLQGLQVTPLPLIHSKLTFGYFLETAHSRVAWLTDTAGLPNKTLTFLQNNRPQVMVIDCSHEPRPEAPRNHCDLNTVIALNEVIRCPQVILTHISHQFDDWLMENPLPEGFEAGYDGMRIVMD; encoded by the coding sequence ATGAGCCTGAGCATCACATTAAGCGGAACCGGCGGCGCACAACTGGTGCCGGTGTTTGGCTGCGACTGCGCAGCCTGCCGTCGTGCACGCTTGCAGGAACAGTATCGCCGTCGCCCCTGTAGCGGGGTGATCAAATTCAACGATACCGTTACCCTACTGGACGCGGGCATTCCGCATCTGATGGATGACTGGCCAGTGGGGAGTTTCCGGCAGTTTTTGCTCACCCATTACCATATGGATCACGTCCAGGGGCTGTTCCCGCTGCGTTGGGGCGTGGGCGCGACTATCCCGGTTTACGGTCCACCCGACGAACAGGGCTGTGACGATCTGTTTAAGCATCCTGGCATTCTGGATTTCAGTCGCAAGCTGGAACCTTTCGTTGCTGTCAATTTGCAGGGATTGCAGGTCACGCCGCTGCCACTGATTCACTCAAAGCTAACGTTCGGTTATTTCCTGGAAACCGCCCACAGCCGTGTGGCATGGCTGACTGACACCGCCGGTCTGCCCAACAAGACGCTGACGTTTCTGCAAAACAACCGGCCACAGGTAATGGTTATCGACTGTAGCCATGAACCGCGTCCGGAAGCGCCGCGTAACCATTGCGATTTGAACACGGTTATTGCGCTCAACGAAGTGATCCGCTGCCCGCAGGTGATCCTCACCCATATCAGCCATCAGTTCGACGACTGGCTGATGGAGAACCCCCTGCCGGAAGGGTTTGAAGCGGGATATGACGGGATGAGAATTGTGATGGATTAA
- a CDS encoding carbon-phosphorus lyase complex subunit PhnI, whose amino-acid sequence MYVAVKGGEKAIATAHALQENRRRGDAAIAELSVAQIEQQMNLAVDRVMTEGGIADRELAALALKQASGDNVEAIFLLRAYRTTLAKLAVSEPLNSAEMRLERRISAVYKDIPGGQLLGPTYDYTHRLLDFTLLANGETPPLRTTESDQDAAPHVFSLLASQGLAKREEDNGATPDDITRTPPVYPCSRASRLQQLMRGDEGYLLALAYSTQRGYGRNHPFAAEIRSGYVALETVPEELGFAVNVGELLMTECEMVNGFVAPDNDAPHFTRGYGLVFGLSERKAMAMALVDRALQAPDYDETVTGPAQDEEFVLAHADNVEAAGFVSHLKLPHYVDFQAELELLKRLQQEAARDV is encoded by the coding sequence ATGTATGTCGCCGTGAAAGGGGGCGAAAAGGCGATTGCCACCGCCCATGCGCTTCAGGAGAACCGTCGCCGTGGCGATGCCGCCATTGCCGAACTGAGCGTGGCGCAGATTGAGCAACAGATGAACCTGGCGGTGGATCGCGTGATGACCGAAGGGGGCATTGCCGACCGCGAGCTGGCAGCACTGGCGCTCAAACAAGCCAGCGGTGATAACGTCGAGGCGATATTCCTGCTGCGCGCCTACCGCACCACGCTGGCAAAGCTGGCAGTAAGTGAACCGCTGAACAGCGCTGAGATGCGTCTGGAACGTCGGATCTCCGCCGTTTACAAAGACATTCCCGGCGGACAGTTACTCGGTCCTACCTACGATTACACCCATCGCCTGTTAGATTTCACCCTGCTGGCGAATGGCGAAACGCCACCGCTGCGGACCACAGAAAGCGATCAAGACGCCGCCCCACACGTTTTTTCGCTGCTGGCGAGCCAGGGACTGGCAAAGCGCGAAGAAGATAATGGGGCCACGCCAGACGATATTACCCGCACGCCGCCGGTTTATCCCTGCTCCCGCGCCTCGCGCTTACAACAGCTCATGCGCGGTGACGAAGGCTACCTGCTGGCGCTGGCCTACTCGACCCAGCGCGGCTACGGCCGCAATCACCCTTTTGCCGCGGAGATCCGCAGCGGCTACGTTGCGCTGGAAACGGTGCCGGAAGAGTTGGGATTTGCGGTCAACGTCGGCGAACTGCTGATGACCGAATGCGAAATGGTCAACGGTTTTGTCGCGCCCGACAACGACGCGCCGCATTTTACCCGTGGCTACGGACTGGTTTTCGGTCTGAGCGAACGTAAAGCAATGGCGATGGCGCTGGTCGATCGCGCCCTACAGGCACCCGACTACGATGAAACGGTCACGGGACCGGCACAGGACGAAGAGTTCGTGCTGGCGCATGCGGATAACGTCGAGGCGGCGGGTTTTGTTTCGCACCTCAAGCTTCCCCATTACGTCGATTTCCAGGCCGAACTGGAACTGCTCAAACGCCTGCAACAGGAGGCCGCCCGTGACGTCTAA
- the phnM gene encoding alpha-D-ribose 1-methylphosphonate 5-triphosphate diphosphatase, whose protein sequence is MIINNVKLVLEDEVVQGSLEMQDGVIRAFAETQSQLPEALDGEGGWLLPGLVELHTDNLDKFFTPRPKVDWPAHSAMSSHDGMMVASGITTVLDAVAIGDVRDGGDRLENLEKMINAVEETQKRGVNRAEHRLHLRCELPHHTTLPLFEKLVSREPVTLVSLMDHSPGQRQFANREKYREYYQGKYSLTDEEMARYEEEQLALAARWSQPNRSAIAQLCRDRNIALASHDDATHDHVLESHQLGSVIAEFPTTFEAAEASRKHGMNVLMGAPNIVRGGSHSGNVAAHKLAELGLLDILSSDYYPASLLDAAFRVAADETNRFTLPQAISLVTRNPARSLNLNDRGVIAEGKRADLVLAHRKGDHIHIDHVWRQGKRVF, encoded by the coding sequence ATGATCATCAACAACGTAAAGCTGGTGCTGGAAGACGAAGTGGTGCAGGGATCGCTGGAAATGCAGGACGGTGTGATTCGCGCTTTTGCCGAAACCCAAAGCCAATTGCCCGAGGCGCTGGACGGCGAAGGCGGCTGGCTGCTGCCGGGGCTTGTCGAACTGCATACCGATAATCTCGACAAATTCTTTACGCCGCGCCCGAAGGTGGACTGGCCCGCCCATTCAGCGATGAGCAGCCACGATGGCATGATGGTCGCCAGCGGCATTACCACCGTGCTGGACGCGGTGGCGATTGGCGACGTGCGCGACGGCGGCGATCGTCTCGAGAATCTGGAGAAGATGATCAACGCCGTGGAAGAGACACAGAAGCGCGGCGTCAACCGCGCCGAGCACCGTCTGCACCTGCGCTGCGAACTGCCGCACCACACCACCCTGCCGCTGTTTGAAAAGCTGGTCAGTCGCGAGCCGGTTACGCTGGTTTCGCTGATGGATCATTCTCCCGGCCAGCGTCAGTTCGCCAATCGCGAGAAGTATCGCGAGTACTATCAGGGTAAATATTCCCTCACTGACGAAGAGATGGCGCGCTACGAAGAAGAACAGCTCGCGCTTGCCGCCCGCTGGTCGCAACCCAACCGTAGCGCCATCGCCCAACTGTGCCGTGACCGCAATATCGCGCTGGCGAGCCATGATGACGCCACCCACGATCATGTCCTTGAATCCCACCAGCTTGGCAGTGTGATCGCCGAATTTCCCACCACGTTTGAAGCAGCAGAAGCCTCGCGTAAGCATGGCATGAACGTGCTGATGGGCGCGCCGAACATCGTGCGCGGCGGTTCGCACTCCGGTAACGTCGCGGCGCATAAGCTGGCGGAGTTGGGGCTGCTGGATATTCTTTCTTCGGATTACTACCCCGCCAGCCTGCTGGATGCCGCGTTTCGCGTAGCGGCAGACGAAACCAACCGCTTTACCCTCCCGCAGGCAATTAGCCTGGTGACCCGCAACCCGGCGCGGTCGCTGAACCTTAACGATCGCGGCGTTATTGCCGAAGGGAAACGCGCCGATCTGGTACTGGCGCACCGCAAGGGCGATCACATTCATATCGATCATGTCTGGCGTCAGGGTAAAAGGGTATTTTGA
- a CDS encoding antitoxin, translating to MPHIILSDTTASVSELKKNPMATVNAGDGYPVAILNRNQPAFYCVPAELYEKMLDALDDQQLVKLVQERSQQPLVDVDLDSYL from the coding sequence ATGCCGCACATTATTTTGAGCGATACCACCGCCAGCGTAAGCGAGCTGAAAAAAAATCCCATGGCGACCGTTAACGCAGGTGATGGCTACCCTGTTGCGATTCTGAACCGTAACCAACCTGCATTTTATTGTGTCCCCGCAGAGCTTTACGAAAAAATGCTTGATGCGCTCGACGATCAGCAATTAGTTAAATTGGTTCAGGAGCGCAGTCAACAGCCGCTGGTTGACGTAGATTTGGACAGCTACTTATGA
- the phnN gene encoding ribose 1,5-bisphosphokinase has product MGKLIWLMGPSGSGKDSLLAKLRQQEHAQLLVAHRYITRAANAGNENHIALSEQEFFTRAGHNLLALSWHANGLYYGVGVEIDLWLNGGFDVVVNGSRAHLPQAQDRYGTALLPVCLQVSPEVLRQRLQARGRETETEIAARLERASRYASFDCHVLNNDGCLLQSVDNLLALMGRKHSFA; this is encoded by the coding sequence ATGGGAAAACTGATCTGGCTGATGGGGCCGTCCGGCTCCGGTAAAGACAGTTTGTTGGCGAAATTACGTCAGCAGGAACATGCACAGCTTCTGGTAGCGCATCGCTACATTACCCGCGCGGCCAACGCCGGAAACGAGAACCATATCGCCCTGAGCGAACAGGAGTTTTTTACTCGTGCCGGGCATAATCTGCTGGCACTAAGCTGGCATGCCAACGGCTTGTACTACGGCGTTGGCGTGGAGATCGACCTGTGGCTCAACGGCGGTTTTGACGTGGTGGTTAACGGCTCGCGCGCGCACCTGCCGCAGGCACAGGACCGCTATGGCACGGCGCTACTGCCCGTGTGTTTACAGGTATCGCCAGAGGTGTTGCGCCAGCGCCTGCAGGCGCGCGGGCGGGAAACTGAAACGGAGATCGCCGCCCGTCTTGAACGGGCATCTCGTTACGCGTCATTTGACTGCCATGTGCTTAATAACGACGGGTGTTTGCTACAGTCAGTGGATAATTTGTTAGCGCTCATGGGGCGCAAACATTCTTTTGCCTGA
- a CDS encoding alpha-D-ribose 1-methylphosphonate 5-phosphate C-P-lyase PhnJ — MIRRAILKAVSIPGYQVPFGGREMPMPYGWGTGGIQITASVIGEPDVLKVIDQGADDTTNAVSIRNFFKRVTGVATTERTEDATLIQTRHRIPETPLVEDQILIYQVPIPEPLRFIEPRETETRTMHALEEYGIMQVKLYEDIARFGHIATTYAYPVKVNGRYVMDPSPIPKFDNPKMDMMPALQLFGAGREKRIYAVPPYTRVESLDFDDHPFSVQTWDEPCAICGSTHSYLDEVVLDDSGKRMFVCSDTDYCRQQSEALSQ, encoded by the coding sequence ATGATCCGCCGCGCCATTCTGAAAGCGGTGTCGATTCCCGGTTATCAGGTACCGTTCGGCGGCCGCGAAATGCCGATGCCCTACGGCTGGGGTACGGGCGGTATTCAGATCACCGCCAGCGTTATTGGTGAACCGGACGTGCTGAAGGTGATCGACCAGGGCGCTGACGACACCACCAACGCGGTGTCGATCCGCAATTTCTTTAAGCGCGTGACGGGCGTGGCTACAACGGAACGCACCGAAGACGCCACGCTGATCCAGACCCGTCACCGGATCCCGGAAACGCCGCTGGTGGAAGATCAGATCCTGATCTATCAGGTGCCGATCCCTGAACCGCTGCGCTTTATCGAACCGCGTGAAACGGAAACCCGCACGATGCATGCGCTGGAGGAGTACGGGATCATGCAGGTGAAATTGTATGAAGACATCGCTCGCTTCGGCCACATCGCCACCACTTACGCCTACCCAGTGAAGGTGAACGGACGCTACGTGATGGACCCATCGCCCATCCCGAAATTCGATAACCCGAAGATGGACATGATGCCCGCGCTGCAACTGTTCGGCGCCGGGCGAGAAAAGCGCATTTACGCCGTGCCGCCGTATACCCGCGTGGAGAGTCTCGATTTCGATGACCATCCGTTCAGCGTACAGACCTGGGATGAGCCATGCGCCATCTGCGGCTCCACCCACAGCTATCTCGATGAAGTGGTGCTCGACGATAGCGGCAAACGCATGTTTGTCTGCTCCGACACCGACTACTGCCGCCAACAGAGCGAGGCCCTCAGCCAATGA
- the yjdP gene encoding DDRRRQL repeat protein YjdP — MKRYSTLFLFSLLSLTTLPAQADIIDDAIGNIQQAINDAYKPESDRGYDNERDEGWQNEMSDDRRRQYDDRRRHFEDRRRQLDERQRQLDQERRQLDDEERRMEEDYER, encoded by the coding sequence ATGAAACGCTACTCCACGCTCTTTTTATTCAGCCTGCTGTCGCTGACCACCCTTCCGGCGCAGGCCGATATTATTGATGATGCTATTGGCAATATTCAGCAGGCGATCAACGACGCCTACAAACCTGAGAGCGATCGGGGTTATGACAATGAGCGTGACGAGGGTTGGCAAAACGAAATGAGTGACGACCGTCGCAGACAGTACGATGACCGCCGCCGCCACTTTGAAGACCGGCGTCGGCAACTGGATGAACGCCAGCGTCAGCTTGATCAAGAACGCCGACAGCTTGACGACGAAGAGCGCCGAATGGAAGAGGATTACGAGCGCTAA
- a CDS encoding GNAT family N-acetyltransferase produces the protein MIVMPTTYSPMTVSRAFRVVEEFELSGRVLNVIYDSQTPRAAIIEADVELFDGIPRHRVIAALDLQHKVALGKDIVAVERCWEDATVVQVDGVCVERAEREKGLATRLYEALVLRCGVTLVSDFEQYDGGKMLWQKIARESDQIAAFVLDIEQGAFWPYDGTRVIYDGGCIPEERIWSQSPDQTCRSVILVAENKKRVSQLIEEPPR, from the coding sequence ATGATTGTGATGCCAACAACCTATAGCCCAATGACCGTCTCGCGTGCGTTCCGCGTGGTGGAGGAATTTGAACTTTCAGGGCGCGTATTGAATGTCATTTACGACAGTCAGACACCCAGAGCGGCGATTATAGAAGCCGACGTAGAATTATTTGACGGTATACCTCGACATAGGGTGATCGCAGCGCTGGATTTGCAGCATAAAGTCGCGTTAGGCAAAGATATCGTTGCCGTTGAACGATGCTGGGAAGACGCAACGGTGGTTCAGGTAGACGGTGTCTGTGTAGAGCGTGCAGAGCGAGAAAAAGGGTTGGCGACACGGCTTTACGAGGCCCTGGTATTGCGATGTGGCGTTACGCTCGTCAGTGATTTCGAGCAATATGATGGCGGGAAAATGCTTTGGCAAAAAATAGCTCGTGAATCCGACCAGATCGCTGCGTTCGTACTGGATATCGAGCAAGGCGCATTTTGGCCGTATGACGGGACCAGGGTTATTTATGACGGAGGCTGCATTCCCGAAGAGCGTATCTGGAGCCAGTCTCCGGACCAGACATGCCGTAGCGTTATTCTGGTTGCTGAAAACAAAAAGCGGGTAAGCCAACTGATTGAAGAGCCTCCACGATAA
- a CDS encoding ATP-binding protein — protein MAQPGRHFFASARGRLLFFNLLVVAVTLMVSGVAVLGFRHASQSQELVQRQTVDDMTGSMNLARDTANVATAAVRLSQVVGALEYQSEAQRLQETQRALKHSLDQLAAAPLAQREPELVTRIIQRSNELQQSVAGMLQRGQQRHLERNALLSSLYQNLSYLRHLQKLMNPPDISLLAEMDRLLVAAIETPTPRSVVKQLDDIMPALPLSHAVPLIARILADFSQELGKLEPLSASLEQSDLAISWYMFHIKALVAILNHDIIRYAAQVAIISEQRVAQSHQELRSGALFILVFALLAVVITAFAGWYIYRNLGSNLTAISRAMTRLAHGESDVSVPALQRRDELGELARAFSVFARNTASLERTSRLLKEKTSQMEIDRTERQGLEEALLHSQKLKAVGQLTGGLAHDFNNLLAVIIGSLELADPDSPDAPRISRALKAAERGALLTQRLLAFSRKQSLHPHAVEMKALLENLSELMRHSLPATLTLELEAQSPAWPAWIDVSQLENAIINLVMNARDAMDGQTGTIKIRTWNQRVTRSDGRKQDMVALEVIDHGSGMSEQVKAQVFEPFFTTKQTGSGSGLGLSMVYGFVRQSGGRVEIESAPGQGTTVRLQLPRAIVPASAQPEPTAVQTNTSDEKLVLVLEDEADVRQTLCEQLHLLGYLTLEAANGEQALHMLAASSEIDILISDLMLPGALSGADVVNHAIARYPHLTILLISGQDLRPVNNPALPDVALLRKPFTRQELAEALKK, from the coding sequence ATGGCGCAGCCCGGTCGTCACTTTTTCGCCAGTGCGCGCGGGCGATTGCTGTTCTTTAATCTGCTGGTGGTGGCGGTCACGCTGATGGTCAGCGGCGTGGCGGTGCTGGGCTTTCGGCATGCGAGCCAGAGCCAGGAACTGGTGCAACGCCAGACCGTAGACGATATGACCGGAAGCATGAATCTGGCCCGCGATACCGCAAACGTGGCGACGGCAGCGGTGCGGTTATCGCAGGTTGTTGGCGCGCTGGAATATCAGAGCGAAGCCCAGCGGTTACAGGAAACGCAGCGTGCGCTGAAGCATTCGCTGGATCAACTGGCCGCTGCACCGCTGGCACAGCGGGAACCTGAACTGGTCACGCGCATAATTCAGCGCAGCAATGAATTGCAGCAGAGCGTGGCGGGGATGCTCCAGCGCGGACAGCAGCGTCACCTTGAGCGCAACGCGCTACTCAGTTCGCTGTACCAGAACCTGAGCTACCTGCGTCATCTGCAAAAGCTGATGAACCCGCCGGATATTTCATTGCTCGCCGAGATGGATCGGCTGCTGGTGGCAGCAATAGAAACGCCTACCCCGCGTTCAGTCGTCAAACAACTGGATGACATAATGCCAGCGCTGCCCCTGAGCCATGCCGTACCGCTGATCGCCCGGATTCTCGCTGATTTTAGCCAGGAGCTCGGCAAGCTTGAGCCGCTGTCGGCGTCGCTGGAGCAAAGCGATCTGGCGATAAGCTGGTATATGTTTCATATCAAGGCGCTGGTGGCGATCCTCAATCACGACATCATCCGCTACGCCGCACAGGTGGCGATTATTTCCGAGCAGCGGGTGGCGCAAAGCCATCAGGAATTGCGTTCTGGTGCGCTGTTTATTCTGGTTTTTGCCCTACTGGCGGTCGTTATTACCGCCTTTGCCGGCTGGTACATTTACCGCAATCTGGGTTCCAATCTGACGGCGATCTCCCGTGCAATGACCCGGCTTGCGCACGGCGAATCCGACGTCAGCGTTCCGGCTTTACAGCGGCGCGATGAACTGGGGGAACTGGCGCGTGCCTTCAGCGTGTTTGCCCGTAACACGGCGTCGCTTGAACGCACATCGCGGCTGCTGAAAGAAAAAACCAGTCAAATGGAGATCGACCGCACTGAACGGCAGGGGCTGGAAGAGGCGCTGCTGCACAGCCAGAAGCTGAAAGCGGTGGGGCAGCTCACGGGCGGCCTGGCGCACGACTTCAATAACCTGCTGGCGGTGATTATCGGCAGCCTCGAGCTGGCGGATCCCGACTCGCCGGATGCACCGCGTATCTCCCGTGCGCTGAAGGCTGCCGAACGCGGCGCGCTTCTGACCCAGCGCCTGCTGGCATTTTCGCGTAAACAGTCACTACATCCGCATGCTGTGGAAATGAAAGCACTGCTGGAGAATCTCAGCGAACTGATGCGACATTCATTGCCCGCGACCCTCACGCTGGAACTGGAGGCGCAGTCTCCCGCCTGGCCCGCGTGGATCGACGTCAGCCAACTGGAAAACGCGATTATCAATCTGGTGATGAACGCCCGTGATGCCATGGACGGGCAGACGGGAACGATCAAAATCCGCACCTGGAACCAGCGTGTCACGCGCAGCGATGGCCGCAAACAGGATATGGTGGCGCTGGAGGTGATCGACCACGGCAGCGGCATGTCCGAGCAGGTCAAAGCGCAGGTGTTTGAACCTTTCTTCACCACCAAACAGACCGGCAGCGGCAGTGGTCTGGGGCTATCGATGGTGTATGGATTCGTCCGGCAGTCCGGCGGACGCGTCGAAATCGAAAGTGCGCCGGGGCAGGGCACGACGGTCAGGTTGCAGCTACCGCGCGCCATTGTGCCAGCCTCAGCGCAGCCGGAGCCGACGGCCGTGCAAACCAATACCAGCGACGAAAAGCTGGTTCTGGTACTGGAAGATGAAGCTGACGTGCGTCAAACGCTGTGCGAGCAGCTCCATCTGCTGGGGTATCTAACGCTGGAAGCCGCGAATGGCGAACAGGCGCTACACATGCTGGCAGCCTCTTCAGAGATCGACATACTGATCAGCGACTTAATGCTGCCCGGCGCGTTAAGTGGAGCAGATGTTGTGAATCACGCGATCGCGCGATATCCCCATCTGACAATATTACTCATCAGCGGGCAGGATTTACGCCCGGTGAACAACCCCGCACTGCCTGACGTGGCGCTACTGCGCAAGCCGTTCACCCGGCAGGAACTGGCGGAGGCGTTGAAAAAATGA
- the phnK gene encoding phosphonate C-P lyase system protein PhnK, with the protein MTQPLLSVNNLTHLYAPGKGFSDVSFDLWPGEVLGIVGESGSGKTTLLKSISSRLTPQSGVIQYQNCSLYAMSEADRRRLLRTEWGVVHQHPLDGLRRQVSAGGNIGERLMATGARHYGEIRATAQRWLEEVEIPASRIDDLPTTFSGGMQQRLQIARNLVTHPKLVFMDEPTGGLDVSVQAKLLDLLRGLVVELDLAVVIVTHDLGVARLLANRLLVMKQGQVVESGLTDRVLDDPHHPYTQLLVSSVLQN; encoded by the coding sequence ATGACGCAACCGCTGCTTTCCGTAAATAACCTGACTCACCTTTACGCACCGGGCAAGGGCTTTAGCGACGTCTCGTTTGACCTCTGGCCGGGTGAAGTGCTGGGCATTGTCGGCGAGTCCGGTTCCGGTAAAACCACCCTGCTGAAGTCGATCTCCTCGCGCCTGACCCCGCAGTCCGGCGTGATCCAGTATCAGAACTGCTCGCTGTATGCGATGAGCGAGGCCGATCGCCGCCGTCTGCTGCGTACCGAATGGGGCGTGGTGCATCAACATCCGCTGGACGGCCTGCGTCGTCAGGTGTCTGCCGGAGGAAACATCGGCGAACGGCTGATGGCGACCGGGGCGCGTCACTACGGCGAGATCCGCGCCACTGCCCAGCGTTGGCTCGAAGAGGTGGAAATCCCGGCCTCACGCATCGACGACCTGCCGACCACCTTCTCCGGCGGGATGCAGCAGCGCTTGCAAATTGCCCGCAACCTGGTCACTCACCCGAAGCTGGTGTTTATGGATGAGCCCACCGGCGGTCTGGACGTTTCCGTGCAGGCCAAACTGCTGGACCTGCTGCGCGGACTGGTGGTGGAACTGGATCTGGCGGTGGTGATTGTCACCCATGATTTGGGCGTCGCGCGTCTGCTGGCCAACCGTTTGCTGGTGATGAAGCAGGGTCAGGTGGTGGAAAGTGGGTTAACCGACCGCGTACTCGACGATCCGCACCATCCGTACACGCAACTGCTGGTGTCGTCTGTGTTGCAGAACTGA